From one Neofelis nebulosa isolate mNeoNeb1 chromosome 4, mNeoNeb1.pri, whole genome shotgun sequence genomic stretch:
- the LOC131508679 gene encoding uncharacterized protein LOC131508679, whose translation MITITIVTIITIITTIITITITIVTTIITITITIVTTITITIITIVTITIIITIITIIIVTTIITTITTITITIVTTIITIITITIITIIIITTIITIITTITAITITTIIIVTITTITTIITITIITTITTIITITIITIVTITVFITIITIIIVTTITTTITTITITIVTTIIITIITITIITIIIIITTTVTTIIIITIITVTIVITVITITTITIITITITIITIITVTIITIVTTIIIITIITIITTISIISIISIITIITITTITITTITIIIVTTFTIIIIIITTV comes from the coding sequence atcgtcaccaccatcatcaccatcaccatcaccatcgtcaccactatcaccatcaccatcatcaccattgtCACCATtaccattatcatcaccatcatcaccatcatcattgtcaccaccatcatcaccaccatcaccaccatcaccatcaccatcgtcaccactatcatcaccatcatcaccatcactatcatcaccatcatcatcatcaccaccatcatcaccatcatcaccaccatcaccgccatcaccatcaccaccatcatcattgtcaccatcaccaccatcaccaccatcatcaccatcaccatcatcaccaccatcaccaccatcatcaccatcaccatcatcaccattgtCACCATTACCGTTTTCATCACCATaatcaccatcatcattgtcaccaccatcaccaccaccatcaccaccatcaccatcaccatcgtcaccactatcatcatcaccatcatcaccatcactatcatcaccatcatcatcatcatcaccaccaccgtcaccaccatcatcatcatcaccatcatcaccgtcACCATCGTCATCaccgtcatcaccatcaccaccattaccatcatcaccatcaccatcaccatcatcaccatcatcaccgtcaccatcatcaccattgtcaccaccatcatcatcatcaccatcatcaccatcatcaccaccatcagcatcatcagcatcatcagcatcatcaccatcatcaccatcaccaccatcaccatcaccaccatcaccatcatcattgtcaccaccttcaccatcatcatcatcatcatcaccactgtGTAG